The following proteins come from a genomic window of Candidatus Methylomirabilis lanthanidiphila:
- a CDS encoding hypothetical protein (D-glucuronyl C5-epimerase C-terminus) → MAQSTAPSIPSLTSVNRRLDYYRRVFAAYVARQPSQLSFWHDVPAINERAQPGVLGDYYMPFHAKADYGGPFDQAGVPLLNYHGSIGCQYNPIAIAQYGLGNFNRFKETGEAGRCSRALAAADWLVANLEPNRQGLWMWHHHFDWHYRTTLKAPWYSGLAQGQGISLLVRVFAETGEARYREAARRAFEAFGREPADGGVSYRDERGRVWFEEYIVDPPSHILNGFLWAAWGVYDYARLMNDEGASRLFAEGARTVADNLERYDTGYWSLYELSPTRLPMLASPFYHQLHIVQLQVMHTLTGESRFLDYARRWEGYERHPFKRRRALLQKILFKLLYY, encoded by the coding sequence ATGGCACAGAGTACAGCACCCAGCATTCCGAGCCTGACGAGCGTGAACCGGCGGCTGGATTACTATCGGCGGGTCTTCGCGGCCTATGTCGCGCGGCAACCCAGCCAGTTAAGCTTCTGGCATGACGTGCCGGCGATCAATGAGCGCGCGCAGCCCGGCGTGCTCGGCGACTATTACATGCCCTTTCACGCCAAGGCCGACTACGGCGGCCCGTTTGACCAGGCGGGCGTGCCGCTCCTCAACTATCACGGATCGATCGGCTGCCAGTACAACCCGATTGCCATCGCTCAGTACGGCCTGGGCAACTTCAACCGGTTCAAGGAGACGGGCGAGGCCGGGCGATGCTCGCGCGCGCTGGCCGCGGCCGACTGGCTGGTGGCCAATCTGGAGCCCAACCGGCAGGGGCTGTGGATGTGGCATCATCATTTTGACTGGCACTACCGGACCACGCTGAAGGCGCCATGGTACTCGGGACTGGCGCAGGGGCAGGGGATCTCGCTGCTGGTGCGGGTGTTCGCCGAGACAGGCGAGGCGCGCTACCGCGAGGCCGCCCGGCGGGCGTTCGAAGCGTTTGGCCGAGAGCCGGCGGATGGCGGGGTCAGTTACCGGGACGAGCGGGGCCGGGTGTGGTTTGAAGAATATATCGTCGATCCGCCCAGCCATATTCTGAACGGCTTCCTCTGGGCTGCGTGGGGTGTGTATGATTACGCGCGGCTCATGAACGATGAGGGGGCGTCACGCCTGTTTGCGGAAGGAGCGAGGACGGTAGCGGACAACCTTGAGCGGTACGATACCGGGTACTGGTCCCTGTACGAGCTGAGCCCGACGCGCCTGCCGATGCTGGCCAGCCCGTTCTACCACCAACTGCATATCGTTCAACTTCAGGTGATGCACACGCTGACGGGCGAGTCGCGTTTCCTGGACTACGCCCGCCGTTGGGAAGGGTACGAACGCCACCCCTTCAAGCGGAGACGCGCCCTCCTGCAAAAGATCCTCTTCAAGCTCCTGTACTACTGA